A stretch of DNA from Roseovarius sp. M141:
CCTGATTGACGACCTTCATCGACAGGCGCACCTTGCCGCGATCGTCAAAGCCCAGCAGCTTGACCTTTACGTCCTGGCCCTCCTTCAGCACGTCCGAGGGATGGTTCAGACGGCGGTTTTCGATCTGGCTGACATGCACCAGCCCGTCACGCTTGCCGAAGAAGTTCACGAAGGCGCCGAAATCGACGATCTTGACCACCTTGCCATCGTAAACCTGGCCTTCTTCCGGCTCGGCCACGATCGACCAGATCATGTCATAGGCCTTCTTGATGGCCTCGCCGTTGGGCGATGCGATCTTGATGATGCCCTCGTCGTTGATATCGACCTTGGCGCCCGACACTTCGACGATCTCGCGGATGACCTTGCCGCCCGAACCGATAACCTCACGGATTTTGTCCGTGGGGATCTGCATCGTCTCGATGCGCGGGGCGTGAACCGAGAATTCCTGAGCCCCGGTCAGCGCCTTGTTCATCTCACCCAGAATGTGCAAACGGCCCTCTTTGGCCTGCGCAAGCGCCTTTTGCATGATTTCGGGCGTGATGCCTGCGATCTTGATGTCCATCTGCAACGACGTGATGCCGCTTTCAGTGCCTGCGACCTTGAAATCCATGTCGCCGAGGTGATCCTCGTCGCCCAGAATGTCGGTCAGGATGGCATAGTCGCCATCCTCTTCCATGATCAGGCCCATCGCCACACCGGCAACCGCGGTTTTCAGCGGAACGCCCGCATCCATCATCGACAAGGAGCCGCCACAGACCGACGCCATCGAGCTGGAGCCGTTGGATTCAGTGATCTCGGACACGACGCGGATGGTGTAGGGGAAATCCGTCGCCGCAGGCAGAACCGCCTGAAGCGCCCGCCATGCCAGCTTGCCGTGGCCGATTTCGCGGCGACCCGGAGGGCCCACGCGCCCGGCTTCGCCAACCGAATAGGGAGGGAAGTTGTAGTGCAGCAGGAAGTTGGATTTGAAGTTGCCATAGAGCGCATCGACGAACTGCTCATCGTCGCCGGTGCCCAGCGTGGTCACGACCAGACCCTGCGTTTCGCCGCGTGTGAACAGCGCCGAACCATGCGTGCGGGGCAGAAGGCCGGTTTGCGAGACGATCGGGCGCACGGTGTCCAGCGCACGGCCATCGATCCGCTTGCCGGTCTT
This window harbors:
- the pnp gene encoding polyribonucleotide nucleotidyltransferase codes for the protein MFNEVKKSIQWGEETLTLETGKVARQADGSVIATLGETSVMANVTFAKSPKPGMDFFPLTVHYQEKYYAAGKVPGGFFKREARPSEKETLTARLIDRPIRPLFVPGFKNETLVMCTVLSHDLVNDPDMVAMIAASAALTISGAPFRGPIAACRVGYEGGDYILNPTVDDMHDLKNNPDQRLDLVVAGTKDAVMMVESEAYELTEEEMLGAVNFAHEQIQPVIDLIIDLAEDAAKEPFDFQAADYSDLYAAVKAAGEDKIRAAYAITDKQERTGAVSAAKDAIKASLTDEQLDDANLGAALKKLEAAVLRGDVVKTGKRIDGRALDTVRPIVSQTGLLPRTHGSALFTRGETQGLVVTTLGTGDDEQFVDALYGNFKSNFLLHYNFPPYSVGEAGRVGPPGRREIGHGKLAWRALQAVLPAATDFPYTIRVVSEITESNGSSSMASVCGGSLSMMDAGVPLKTAVAGVAMGLIMEEDGDYAILTDILGDEDHLGDMDFKVAGTESGITSLQMDIKIAGITPEIMQKALAQAKEGRLHILGEMNKALTGAQEFSVHAPRIETMQIPTDKIREVIGSGGKVIREIVEVSGAKVDINDEGIIKIASPNGEAIKKAYDMIWSIVAEPEEGQVYDGKVVKIVDFGAFVNFFGKRDGLVHVSQIENRRLNHPSDVLKEGQDVKVKLLGFDDRGKVRLSMKVVNQETGEEMKPEAAEKADD